The following coding sequences are from one Portunus trituberculatus isolate SZX2019 chromosome 32, ASM1759143v1, whole genome shotgun sequence window:
- the LOC123512094 gene encoding centrosomal protein of 78 kDa-like isoform X1 produces the protein MARMTEKPELLGETLTRHYRLSCELLGSYPVPHFTHQLSRGSLDLHLDTVDLDHLEVLCHTLKNKVSPSSLRISVPKANEVSAVVARVVERAVEGVGVCVVASLTLTLLSLDGVRLAGRILKLLCEGLRKARTVKSLVMRNCSLGDSGTESVCQAVKNVPSITHLSLVNCGVAERGATAVACLIKHQRLNRDSAMWQDTLRQRQPHLDGMKGLRRLTLNINPALGDQGVAAITEALTEDLWIKALDLQHCGVGTEGGASVQALLHANQTLEVVDLRNNPFLPDTVVGQLASLLQGRCSEVSSQYSWLRTSELEEKEEAVLGDGYRQGGKPGYRGSGRIMKTRKGKQVPHVHPSKRPTPPSQLGVPWRVEHRLYERREGLAAGAMVKGYSREWEGGGEAKPLSNEPVPEADIKKMRKKLQLYRKKYQKEREQRKKLEHKLSHIQRQLQGLHTLDEATLTHIEECFLKFHIFLSMMHHSGEDSLSSSSGGVSPSYHLPMEPSKTQTHPDSMLLSGNLSFLPSSTIPIPVVIHQPSSPDSQQQPIPALHTSDCRQGGDGMLEKVVCESKLSNKRKKEKLNATRPEKNFVGQGHTSGSEVQERNDTGVTSEIMISSQSRNVSSSSTHGQLANKEDVGEETMLDRDMDEGVTTKIKNSKCKSEDLSNKGSDSVAYSSPLKEKEIQKRTQFNGNTHQDIGDFKKTAKEQKLIISSSSDYVAVRVESGTKENKGINEEWNNEKTDEHANGIYGKRILSVREDEELETEVQSQELSFLNKVMEIHTPQGLLEGNWHEEEKSEKEMLYLKPESQGSEKSQSPITLKNKISKEGQLLQKTPSSHLYQECPTPNDERAEEPLYQHILDYQESSGSSSPSSQSFSSQSPPSQSPRKAHPIPRCQLPQRSKSPQKQSPKKSRSSRNKPLGIQGNEVSETDDDKMRNLSVWLQGRVQGRGTTSSSSSVSISEHLQHSHTSWTKRKVCQEERAKEEEEEDGEMEELPGGSEIDLSDCEDLSLSGLTLSNTSIPEDVNTGGEEDF, from the exons ATG GCCAGGATGACAGAGAAGCCGGAGCTGCTTGGAGAGACGCTGACCCGCCACTACCGGCTGTCATGTGAGTTGTTGGGCAGTTACCCTGTACCACACTTCACCCACCAGCTCTCTCGGGGCAGCCTGGACCTTCACCTGGACACCGTTGACTTGGACCACCTGGAGGTGTTGTGCCACACTCTCAAAAACAAAGTTTCGccttcttctctcaggatcagtgtgCCAAAGGCCAATGAAG TGTCTGCAGTGGTGGCAAGGGTAGTGGAGCGTGCAGTGGagggtgtgggggtgtgtgtggtggcctccctcaccctcactttGCTGAGCCTGGATGGTGTGAGGCTTGCAGGCAGGATCCTCAAGCTGCtatgtgag GGACTAAGAAAGGCCCGTACTGTAAAGTCTCTAGTCATGAGGAACTGTAGTCTTGGAGACTCTGGAACAGAGAGTGTGTGTCAGGCAGTCAAGAATGTGCCCAGCATCACTCACCTGTCACTGGTCAACTGTGGGGTGGCAGAGAGAGGAGCCACTGCTGTCGCATGTCTCATAAAG CATCAGAGGCTGAATAGGGACAGTGCAATGTGGCAGGACACCCTCAGACAGAGGCAGCCCCACCTGGATGGCATGAAGGGTCTGCGTCGCCTTACTCTTAACATTAACCCAGCACTTGGAGATCAGGGTGTGGCTGCCATCACCGAGGCTCTCACCGAGGACCTCTGGATCAAAG CATTGGACCTGCAGCACTGTGGTGTGGGTACAGAGGGTGGTGCCTCAGTCCAGGCTCTGCTGCATGCCAACCAGACGTTGGAGGTGGTGGACCTTAGGAATAACCCCTTCCTGCCGGACACTGTGGTGGGGCAACTGGCCAGCCTCCTGCAGGGCCGATGCTCAGAGGTTAGCTCTCAG TATAGCTGGCTCAGGACCTCAGaattggaggagaaagaggaggccgTGTTGGGTGATGGCTATCGGCAAGGAGGCAAACCAGGGTACAGGGGTAGTGGAAGGATCATGAAGACCAGGAAGGGCAAGCAGGTCCCTCACGTACATCCCAGCAAAAgacccacacctccctcccagCTGGGTGTGCCTTGGAGGGTGGAGCACAGGCTGTATGAGAGAAG gGAGGGACTGGCAGCAGGGGCCATGGTGAAAGGGTACAGCAGGGAGTGGGAGGGTGGTGGGGAAGCCAAACCTCTCTCCAATGAGCCTGTTCCTGAGGCAGATATCAAGAAGATGAG AAAGAAACTGCAGCTATACAGGAAGAAATACCAGAAGGAACGTGAGCAGAGGAAGAAGTTGGAACATAAGCTGTCCCACATACAGAGACAGCTGCAGGGCCTTCACACACTGGATGAGGCCACACTCACCCACATTGAAGAGTGCTTCCTTAAGTTCCACATCTTCCTCTCCATGATGCACCACTCTGG AGAAGACTCTCTGTCATCATCGTCTGGTGGTGTCAGTCCATCTTATCACCTACCTATGGAACCAAGTAAGACCCAAACTCACCCAGACAGCATGCTTCTCTCAGGAaacttatccttccttccatcatccaCAATACCTATTCCTGTGGTCATTCACCAGCCTTCCTCCCCTGACAGCCAGCAGCAACCCATCCCTGCATTGCATACCAGTGACTGCAGGCAGGGAGGTGATGGAATGCTGGAAAAGGTAGTATGTGAATCAAAACtgtcaaataaaaggaagaaagagaagttgaATGCTACCAGACCTGAGAAGAATTTTGTTGGTCAAGGCCACACATCTGGGAGTGAAGTACAAGAGAGGAATGACACAGGAGTTACTTCAGAAATCATGATATCTAGTCAGTCTAGAAACGTATCATCTTCATCCACACACGGCCAGCTGGCAAACAAGGAAGATGTAGGAGAGGAAACAATGCTAGATAGAGATATGGATGAGGGAGTGACTACTAAGATAAAGAATAGTAAATGCAAGAGTGAAGATTTAAGCAACAAAGGTAGTGATTCTGTGGCCTATTCAAGTCcactgaaagagaaagagatacagaAGAGAACACAGTTTAATGGTAATACTCATCAGGATATTGGTGACTTCAAAAAGACTGCCAAGGAACAAAAACTAATAATTTCATCTAGCAGTGATTATGTTGCAGTAAGAGTGGAATCTGGGAccaaagagaataaaggaattaATGAGGAGTGGAATAATGAGAAGACTGATGAACATGCCAATGGAATATATGGAAAGAGAATCCTATCtgtgagagaagatgaagagctTGAGACAGAAGTGCAATCTCAGGAGCTTTCATTTCTAAACAAAGTCATGGAGATCCACACTCCACAAGGACTCTTAGAAGGTAACTGGCATGAAGAAGAGAAGTCTGAGAAGGAAATGCTTTATTTAAAACCAGAGAGCCAAGGATCAGAAAAAAGTCAGTCACCCATCACTTTAAAGAATAAGATCTCTAAAGAAGGACAACTACTCCAGAAAACTCCCTCAAGTCACCTGTACCAAGAATGCCCAACACCAAACGATGAGAGAGCTGAAGAACCATTGTACCAACACATACTAGACTATCAAGAATCATCAGGTAGCTCCTCTCCATCAAGTCAGTCATTCTCAAGCCAGTCACCTCCCAGCCAATCACCAAGAAAAGCTCATCCAATACCAAGATGCCAGTTACCTCAGAGAAGCAAGTCTCCACAGAAACAGTCTCCTAAGAAAAGCAGATCATCTAGGAACAAACCACTGGGAATACAGGGCAACGAGGTCAGTGAGACAGATGATGACAAAATGAGGAATTTGAGTGTGTGGCTGCAAGGACGAGTACAAGGGAGAGGcaccacatcctcttcctcctctgtgtccATCAGTGAGCACctgcaacactcacacacatcctGGACCAAGAGAAAGGTTTGTCAGGAGGAacgagcaaaggaggaggaggaggaggatggggaaatGGAGGAGCTGCCAGGTGGAAGCGAGATTGACTTAAGTGATTGTGAAGATCTGAGTCTCTCCGGCCTCACGTTGAGTAACACTTCTATTCCTGAGGATGTAAACACAGGTGGTGAAGAGGATTTTTAG
- the LOC123512094 gene encoding centrosomal protein of 78 kDa-like isoform X4: MARMTEKPELLGETLTRHYRLSCELLGSYPVPHFTHQLSRGSLDLHLDTVDLDHLEVLCHTLKNKVSPSSLRISVPKANEVSAVVARVVERAVEGVGVCVVASLTLTLLSLDGVRLAGRILKLLCEGLRKARTVKSLVMRNCSLGDSGTESVCQAVKNVPSITHLSLVNCGVAERGATAVACLIKHQRLNRDSAMWQDTLRQRQPHLDGMKGLRRLTLNINPALGDQGVAAITEALTEDLWIKALDLQHCGVGTEGGASVQALLHANQTLEVVDLRNNPFLPDTVVGQLASLLQGRCSEVSSQYSWLRTSELEEKEEAVLGDGYRQGGKPGYRGSGRIMKTRKGKQVPHVHPSKRPTPPSQLGVPWRVEHRLEGLAAGAMVKGYSREWEGGGEAKPLSNEPVPEADIKKMRKKLQLYRKKYQKEREQRKKLEHKLSHIQRQLQGLHTLDEATLTHIEECFLKFHIFLSMMHHSGEDSLSSSSGGVSPSYHLPMEPSKTQTHPDSMLLSGNLSFLPSSTIPIPVVIHQPSSPDSQQQPIPALHTSDCRQGGDGMLEKVVCESKLSNKRKKEKLNATRPEKNFVGQGHTSGSEVQERNDTGVTSEIMISSQSRNVSSSSTHGQLANKEDVGEETMLDRDMDEGVTTKIKNSKCKSEDLSNKGSDSVAYSSPLKEKEIQKRTQFNGNTHQDIGDFKKTAKEQKLIISSSSDYVAVRVESGTKENKGINEEWNNEKTDEHANGIYGKRILSVREDEELETEVQSQELSFLNKVMEIHTPQGLLEGNWHEEEKSEKEMLYLKPESQGSEKSQSPITLKNKISKEGQLLQKTPSSHLYQECPTPNDERAEEPLYQHILDYQESSGSSSPSSQSFSSQSPPSQSPRKAHPIPRCQLPQRSKSPQKQSPKKSRSSRNKPLGIQGNEVSETDDDKMRNLSVWLQGRVQGRGTTSSSSSVSISEHLQHSHTSWTKRKVCQEERAKEEEEEDGEMEELPGGSEIDLSDCEDLSLSGLTLSNTSIPEDVNTGGEEDF, encoded by the exons ATG GCCAGGATGACAGAGAAGCCGGAGCTGCTTGGAGAGACGCTGACCCGCCACTACCGGCTGTCATGTGAGTTGTTGGGCAGTTACCCTGTACCACACTTCACCCACCAGCTCTCTCGGGGCAGCCTGGACCTTCACCTGGACACCGTTGACTTGGACCACCTGGAGGTGTTGTGCCACACTCTCAAAAACAAAGTTTCGccttcttctctcaggatcagtgtgCCAAAGGCCAATGAAG TGTCTGCAGTGGTGGCAAGGGTAGTGGAGCGTGCAGTGGagggtgtgggggtgtgtgtggtggcctccctcaccctcactttGCTGAGCCTGGATGGTGTGAGGCTTGCAGGCAGGATCCTCAAGCTGCtatgtgag GGACTAAGAAAGGCCCGTACTGTAAAGTCTCTAGTCATGAGGAACTGTAGTCTTGGAGACTCTGGAACAGAGAGTGTGTGTCAGGCAGTCAAGAATGTGCCCAGCATCACTCACCTGTCACTGGTCAACTGTGGGGTGGCAGAGAGAGGAGCCACTGCTGTCGCATGTCTCATAAAG CATCAGAGGCTGAATAGGGACAGTGCAATGTGGCAGGACACCCTCAGACAGAGGCAGCCCCACCTGGATGGCATGAAGGGTCTGCGTCGCCTTACTCTTAACATTAACCCAGCACTTGGAGATCAGGGTGTGGCTGCCATCACCGAGGCTCTCACCGAGGACCTCTGGATCAAAG CATTGGACCTGCAGCACTGTGGTGTGGGTACAGAGGGTGGTGCCTCAGTCCAGGCTCTGCTGCATGCCAACCAGACGTTGGAGGTGGTGGACCTTAGGAATAACCCCTTCCTGCCGGACACTGTGGTGGGGCAACTGGCCAGCCTCCTGCAGGGCCGATGCTCAGAGGTTAGCTCTCAG TATAGCTGGCTCAGGACCTCAGaattggaggagaaagaggaggccgTGTTGGGTGATGGCTATCGGCAAGGAGGCAAACCAGGGTACAGGGGTAGTGGAAGGATCATGAAGACCAGGAAGGGCAAGCAGGTCCCTCACGTACATCCCAGCAAAAgacccacacctccctcccagCTGGGTGTGCCTTGGAGGGTGGAGCACAGGCT gGAGGGACTGGCAGCAGGGGCCATGGTGAAAGGGTACAGCAGGGAGTGGGAGGGTGGTGGGGAAGCCAAACCTCTCTCCAATGAGCCTGTTCCTGAGGCAGATATCAAGAAGATGAG AAAGAAACTGCAGCTATACAGGAAGAAATACCAGAAGGAACGTGAGCAGAGGAAGAAGTTGGAACATAAGCTGTCCCACATACAGAGACAGCTGCAGGGCCTTCACACACTGGATGAGGCCACACTCACCCACATTGAAGAGTGCTTCCTTAAGTTCCACATCTTCCTCTCCATGATGCACCACTCTGG AGAAGACTCTCTGTCATCATCGTCTGGTGGTGTCAGTCCATCTTATCACCTACCTATGGAACCAAGTAAGACCCAAACTCACCCAGACAGCATGCTTCTCTCAGGAaacttatccttccttccatcatccaCAATACCTATTCCTGTGGTCATTCACCAGCCTTCCTCCCCTGACAGCCAGCAGCAACCCATCCCTGCATTGCATACCAGTGACTGCAGGCAGGGAGGTGATGGAATGCTGGAAAAGGTAGTATGTGAATCAAAACtgtcaaataaaaggaagaaagagaagttgaATGCTACCAGACCTGAGAAGAATTTTGTTGGTCAAGGCCACACATCTGGGAGTGAAGTACAAGAGAGGAATGACACAGGAGTTACTTCAGAAATCATGATATCTAGTCAGTCTAGAAACGTATCATCTTCATCCACACACGGCCAGCTGGCAAACAAGGAAGATGTAGGAGAGGAAACAATGCTAGATAGAGATATGGATGAGGGAGTGACTACTAAGATAAAGAATAGTAAATGCAAGAGTGAAGATTTAAGCAACAAAGGTAGTGATTCTGTGGCCTATTCAAGTCcactgaaagagaaagagatacagaAGAGAACACAGTTTAATGGTAATACTCATCAGGATATTGGTGACTTCAAAAAGACTGCCAAGGAACAAAAACTAATAATTTCATCTAGCAGTGATTATGTTGCAGTAAGAGTGGAATCTGGGAccaaagagaataaaggaattaATGAGGAGTGGAATAATGAGAAGACTGATGAACATGCCAATGGAATATATGGAAAGAGAATCCTATCtgtgagagaagatgaagagctTGAGACAGAAGTGCAATCTCAGGAGCTTTCATTTCTAAACAAAGTCATGGAGATCCACACTCCACAAGGACTCTTAGAAGGTAACTGGCATGAAGAAGAGAAGTCTGAGAAGGAAATGCTTTATTTAAAACCAGAGAGCCAAGGATCAGAAAAAAGTCAGTCACCCATCACTTTAAAGAATAAGATCTCTAAAGAAGGACAACTACTCCAGAAAACTCCCTCAAGTCACCTGTACCAAGAATGCCCAACACCAAACGATGAGAGAGCTGAAGAACCATTGTACCAACACATACTAGACTATCAAGAATCATCAGGTAGCTCCTCTCCATCAAGTCAGTCATTCTCAAGCCAGTCACCTCCCAGCCAATCACCAAGAAAAGCTCATCCAATACCAAGATGCCAGTTACCTCAGAGAAGCAAGTCTCCACAGAAACAGTCTCCTAAGAAAAGCAGATCATCTAGGAACAAACCACTGGGAATACAGGGCAACGAGGTCAGTGAGACAGATGATGACAAAATGAGGAATTTGAGTGTGTGGCTGCAAGGACGAGTACAAGGGAGAGGcaccacatcctcttcctcctctgtgtccATCAGTGAGCACctgcaacactcacacacatcctGGACCAAGAGAAAGGTTTGTCAGGAGGAacgagcaaaggaggaggaggaggaggatggggaaatGGAGGAGCTGCCAGGTGGAAGCGAGATTGACTTAAGTGATTGTGAAGATCTGAGTCTCTCCGGCCTCACGTTGAGTAACACTTCTATTCCTGAGGATGTAAACACAGGTGGTGAAGAGGATTTTTAG
- the LOC123512094 gene encoding centrosomal protein of 78 kDa-like isoform X3 produces the protein MARMTEKPELLGETLTRHYRLSCELLGSYPVPHFTHQLSRGSLDLHLDTVDLDHLEVLCHTLKNKVSPSSLRISVPKANEVSAVVARVVERAVEGVGVCVVASLTLTLLSLDGVRLAGRILKLLCEGLRKARTVKSLVMRNCSLGDSGTESVCQAVKNVPSITHLSLVNCGVAERGATAVACLIKHQRLNRDSAMWQDTLRQRQPHLDGMKGLRRLTLNINPALGDQGVAAITEALTEDLWIKALDLQHCGVGTEGGASVQALLHANQTLEVVDLRNNPFLPDTVVGQLASLLQGRCSEYSWLRTSELEEKEEAVLGDGYRQGGKPGYRGSGRIMKTRKGKQVPHVHPSKRPTPPSQLGVPWRVEHRLYERREGLAAGAMVKGYSREWEGGGEAKPLSNEPVPEADIKKMRKKLQLYRKKYQKEREQRKKLEHKLSHIQRQLQGLHTLDEATLTHIEECFLKFHIFLSMMHHSGEDSLSSSSGGVSPSYHLPMEPSKTQTHPDSMLLSGNLSFLPSSTIPIPVVIHQPSSPDSQQQPIPALHTSDCRQGGDGMLEKVVCESKLSNKRKKEKLNATRPEKNFVGQGHTSGSEVQERNDTGVTSEIMISSQSRNVSSSSTHGQLANKEDVGEETMLDRDMDEGVTTKIKNSKCKSEDLSNKGSDSVAYSSPLKEKEIQKRTQFNGNTHQDIGDFKKTAKEQKLIISSSSDYVAVRVESGTKENKGINEEWNNEKTDEHANGIYGKRILSVREDEELETEVQSQELSFLNKVMEIHTPQGLLEGNWHEEEKSEKEMLYLKPESQGSEKSQSPITLKNKISKEGQLLQKTPSSHLYQECPTPNDERAEEPLYQHILDYQESSGSSSPSSQSFSSQSPPSQSPRKAHPIPRCQLPQRSKSPQKQSPKKSRSSRNKPLGIQGNEVSETDDDKMRNLSVWLQGRVQGRGTTSSSSSVSISEHLQHSHTSWTKRKVCQEERAKEEEEEDGEMEELPGGSEIDLSDCEDLSLSGLTLSNTSIPEDVNTGGEEDF, from the exons ATG GCCAGGATGACAGAGAAGCCGGAGCTGCTTGGAGAGACGCTGACCCGCCACTACCGGCTGTCATGTGAGTTGTTGGGCAGTTACCCTGTACCACACTTCACCCACCAGCTCTCTCGGGGCAGCCTGGACCTTCACCTGGACACCGTTGACTTGGACCACCTGGAGGTGTTGTGCCACACTCTCAAAAACAAAGTTTCGccttcttctctcaggatcagtgtgCCAAAGGCCAATGAAG TGTCTGCAGTGGTGGCAAGGGTAGTGGAGCGTGCAGTGGagggtgtgggggtgtgtgtggtggcctccctcaccctcactttGCTGAGCCTGGATGGTGTGAGGCTTGCAGGCAGGATCCTCAAGCTGCtatgtgag GGACTAAGAAAGGCCCGTACTGTAAAGTCTCTAGTCATGAGGAACTGTAGTCTTGGAGACTCTGGAACAGAGAGTGTGTGTCAGGCAGTCAAGAATGTGCCCAGCATCACTCACCTGTCACTGGTCAACTGTGGGGTGGCAGAGAGAGGAGCCACTGCTGTCGCATGTCTCATAAAG CATCAGAGGCTGAATAGGGACAGTGCAATGTGGCAGGACACCCTCAGACAGAGGCAGCCCCACCTGGATGGCATGAAGGGTCTGCGTCGCCTTACTCTTAACATTAACCCAGCACTTGGAGATCAGGGTGTGGCTGCCATCACCGAGGCTCTCACCGAGGACCTCTGGATCAAAG CATTGGACCTGCAGCACTGTGGTGTGGGTACAGAGGGTGGTGCCTCAGTCCAGGCTCTGCTGCATGCCAACCAGACGTTGGAGGTGGTGGACCTTAGGAATAACCCCTTCCTGCCGGACACTGTGGTGGGGCAACTGGCCAGCCTCCTGCAGGGCCGATGCTCAGAG TATAGCTGGCTCAGGACCTCAGaattggaggagaaagaggaggccgTGTTGGGTGATGGCTATCGGCAAGGAGGCAAACCAGGGTACAGGGGTAGTGGAAGGATCATGAAGACCAGGAAGGGCAAGCAGGTCCCTCACGTACATCCCAGCAAAAgacccacacctccctcccagCTGGGTGTGCCTTGGAGGGTGGAGCACAGGCTGTATGAGAGAAG gGAGGGACTGGCAGCAGGGGCCATGGTGAAAGGGTACAGCAGGGAGTGGGAGGGTGGTGGGGAAGCCAAACCTCTCTCCAATGAGCCTGTTCCTGAGGCAGATATCAAGAAGATGAG AAAGAAACTGCAGCTATACAGGAAGAAATACCAGAAGGAACGTGAGCAGAGGAAGAAGTTGGAACATAAGCTGTCCCACATACAGAGACAGCTGCAGGGCCTTCACACACTGGATGAGGCCACACTCACCCACATTGAAGAGTGCTTCCTTAAGTTCCACATCTTCCTCTCCATGATGCACCACTCTGG AGAAGACTCTCTGTCATCATCGTCTGGTGGTGTCAGTCCATCTTATCACCTACCTATGGAACCAAGTAAGACCCAAACTCACCCAGACAGCATGCTTCTCTCAGGAaacttatccttccttccatcatccaCAATACCTATTCCTGTGGTCATTCACCAGCCTTCCTCCCCTGACAGCCAGCAGCAACCCATCCCTGCATTGCATACCAGTGACTGCAGGCAGGGAGGTGATGGAATGCTGGAAAAGGTAGTATGTGAATCAAAACtgtcaaataaaaggaagaaagagaagttgaATGCTACCAGACCTGAGAAGAATTTTGTTGGTCAAGGCCACACATCTGGGAGTGAAGTACAAGAGAGGAATGACACAGGAGTTACTTCAGAAATCATGATATCTAGTCAGTCTAGAAACGTATCATCTTCATCCACACACGGCCAGCTGGCAAACAAGGAAGATGTAGGAGAGGAAACAATGCTAGATAGAGATATGGATGAGGGAGTGACTACTAAGATAAAGAATAGTAAATGCAAGAGTGAAGATTTAAGCAACAAAGGTAGTGATTCTGTGGCCTATTCAAGTCcactgaaagagaaagagatacagaAGAGAACACAGTTTAATGGTAATACTCATCAGGATATTGGTGACTTCAAAAAGACTGCCAAGGAACAAAAACTAATAATTTCATCTAGCAGTGATTATGTTGCAGTAAGAGTGGAATCTGGGAccaaagagaataaaggaattaATGAGGAGTGGAATAATGAGAAGACTGATGAACATGCCAATGGAATATATGGAAAGAGAATCCTATCtgtgagagaagatgaagagctTGAGACAGAAGTGCAATCTCAGGAGCTTTCATTTCTAAACAAAGTCATGGAGATCCACACTCCACAAGGACTCTTAGAAGGTAACTGGCATGAAGAAGAGAAGTCTGAGAAGGAAATGCTTTATTTAAAACCAGAGAGCCAAGGATCAGAAAAAAGTCAGTCACCCATCACTTTAAAGAATAAGATCTCTAAAGAAGGACAACTACTCCAGAAAACTCCCTCAAGTCACCTGTACCAAGAATGCCCAACACCAAACGATGAGAGAGCTGAAGAACCATTGTACCAACACATACTAGACTATCAAGAATCATCAGGTAGCTCCTCTCCATCAAGTCAGTCATTCTCAAGCCAGTCACCTCCCAGCCAATCACCAAGAAAAGCTCATCCAATACCAAGATGCCAGTTACCTCAGAGAAGCAAGTCTCCACAGAAACAGTCTCCTAAGAAAAGCAGATCATCTAGGAACAAACCACTGGGAATACAGGGCAACGAGGTCAGTGAGACAGATGATGACAAAATGAGGAATTTGAGTGTGTGGCTGCAAGGACGAGTACAAGGGAGAGGcaccacatcctcttcctcctctgtgtccATCAGTGAGCACctgcaacactcacacacatcctGGACCAAGAGAAAGGTTTGTCAGGAGGAacgagcaaaggaggaggaggaggaggatggggaaatGGAGGAGCTGCCAGGTGGAAGCGAGATTGACTTAAGTGATTGTGAAGATCTGAGTCTCTCCGGCCTCACGTTGAGTAACACTTCTATTCCTGAGGATGTAAACACAGGTGGTGAAGAGGATTTTTAG